AACCATCTCCGAGACCGTCGGCATCCCCGTCATAGCTTCTGGAGGCGCGGGACGGCTTGAACATCTGGTTGAAGCAGTGGAAGCAGGACGGGCGGATGCGGTTTTGTGCGCCTCGATTTTTCATTACGGCAAGTATTCAATAAACGAGGCGAAACAGTTCCTGTCGGAGAAAGGGATACTTGTAAGACTGGTGTAAAAAGAGGTTCAGGATATCTTGCTCATACGAAAGCAGACTGAAGAAAACGAAAAAAAGTTGCTGAGCCCCATAGCGGCTTTGAGCTGCGAGTCAAAAGGCAGGGCAAGACCCGAGCGTGAATGCGACATAAGAACATGCTTTCAGAGAGATAGGGACAGGGTAATACATTCCAAGGCGTTTCGAAGGCTGAAGCACAAAACCCAGGTTTTCATCTCCCCCACCAACGATCATTACCGCACAAGGCTTACCCACGTAATAGAAGTTTCCCAGATAGCAAGAACCATATCCAGAGCGCTGATGCTTAACGAAGACCTGACCGAAGCCATAGCGCTCGGACACGACCTCGGCCACACCCCCTTCGGCCACTCCGGGGAAGCGGCACTGAACGAGATGTTTCCCGGCGGATTCAAGCATGTCCGCCAGAGCATGAGGATCATTGACGTACTTGAGCGCGACGGAGAGGGACTCAACCTGACGCATGAGGTGAGGGACGGAATAGCGAAGCATTCCAAAGGATGGGGAAAGGAGGGAATAGACACGGAGGAAAACAGGCCCCTTACCCTTGAAGGCCAGATAACCAAGATCTCGGACCTCGTGGCTTATGCCAATCACGATCTTGATGACGCCACCCGCTCCGGTATAATCTCGCCCGGTGACGTACCCGAAAAATACATCTCGGTTCTCGGGAAAACAGCTTCGCGGCGGATAAACACCATGGTGGTCGATATCGTGGAGCAGACTATCGAGGGCAGCCTCAAGAGAGTGCTCATGAGTGAGGAGGTGCTAGAAGCCCTTATGGGACTCAGAGCCTATCTGTACGAGAATGTCTACACAAGCGAGCGATTGCTCTCTCTTCACAACAAGTCCAAGAAGGTGGTAAAAGAACTTTATCTCTATTTCTGCGAGAACGAGAAGATATTCAGGGAGAATTTCTGCAGGATGCCCGAGCGGGAAGGCGAAACCCTGGAGAGAGCCGTATGCGACTTCATAGCGGGAATGTCGGATCTCTACGCGCTGTCGCTTTATCAGAAGATATTCCTCCCGAGTAGGTGGACGAAGGGCGAGGAAGCGCGGGGAATAGAACTGTGAACGAAAAAAAGGGGGGACATCCATTGATAAATCTAGGAGCAGCGCCTTTTCTTAACATGCGGCCGCTTATTTATCCTCTGGAAAAAGGCCTGGTGGAGCACAGCTTTAATATAATGTATTTTGACCCTTTCCTTCTTTCCGGCAATCTGTCGGAAGGAGTGATTGACGTCGCGCCCATTCCCTCGGTTGAATTTCTAAGAACCGACGACTACTGCATTCTGCCCGACATTTCCATATCCTCTTTCGGAAAAGTCGACAGCGTCATACTCAAGGCACGAAAAGAAATAACGAAAATAACAAGCGTGTCCGTCGACAGCAGGTCCAAGAGCTCAACAGCCCTGCTCAGAATCGTACTGGAGCTTTTCCTCGGTCTTACGCCCGAATACGTAAAAAGAAGTCCGGGAAACGGATTCCTTGAGGAAGTCGACGCGGGAATGCTGATCGGCAACGCGGGTCTTGGTTCCCGTCATCTCTGCAGAGACAACTCCCTTCTCACGTACGATCTCGGGGAACTGTGGACGGAGGAAACCGCCCTCCCCTTCGTATACGCGCTGATGGCGACGAGAAAAGGGGACGGCGCTACCGCGGAAGGCTGCAGATGTCTTGTTTCGACAAGGGACAAAGGAGTGGGCCTCATCAGGGAAATAGCGGATATCGAATCGCGGAAGCTGGGGCTGAGCAGGGAGCAGTGCGAGACCTATCTTCAGCACAGAATCAAATACGACCTTGACGATGCCAAGGTGGAAGGACTCACAAGGTATCGCGACCTTCTTTTTGAGCTTGGCGAAATAGAGAAGAAAAACGGAATGGACTTTCACGCAGCCCTGTCATAAACAAAACCCGAGGGGAAACGAGAATGGAGAAACAAATCATGAAACTGGGCCACAGTCCCGACGCTGACGACGCTTTTATGTTCTACGCCATAGCGAGCGGAAAGGTGCCTTCCGAGAAAATCGACTTTGAGCATGTGATCGAGGACATACAGTCGCTTAATAGAAGAGCCATGAATGCTGAGCTTGAGGTGACGGCAATTTCTGCCCACGGATACCTGAGCGTGCAGGACCGCTACCGGATTCTCTCCTGCGGGGCCAGCATGGGAAAAGGGTATGGCCCCATAGTGGTTGCCAAGAAAAAAATTTCTGACCTCAGGGGAAAAGTCGTCGCGGTACCTGGAAAGCTTACTACTGCATATCTTCTTCTGAGTCTCTATGCTGATGATTTCATCCCGGTTGAAGTGCCCTTTGACAAGATCATGGACAAGGTGCTCGAAGAAGAGGTAGACGCGGGTCTTCTTATACATGAAGGACAGCTTACCTACGAAGAGACGGGACTTGATCTTCTCTTCGATCTTGGAGCGATGTGGGCCGAGGAGACCGATCTTCCGATGCCGCTTGGACTTAACGTGCTCAGAAGAGACATACCCCGGGGGCTCGACACCGAAGTTCTTCGGGTACACAAAGAAAGCATAGAGTACGCTCTCTCGAACAAAAAAGAGGCTCTTGATTATGCGATGCGTTTTGGAAGGGGAATGAGCGAGGATACGGGAGAGAAATTCGTCTTAATGTACGTAAATGAGTGGACCAGGGATCTTGGCGAAAGCGGAACCGGGGCTCTTGAGTATCTTTTTGAAAAAGCCCGAGCAAAGGGAATCATAGCCGAGAACCCAATGCTTGATATTCTCTGCGGGTAATTTTATTTCAGCCGGGGGAGGCACCACCCGTTATCCGTTCCGGTCCATTTTCCCTGAGATCACTTTTTCAACAAATCCGAGAAGAAACCCTATGAGACAACGAAACTCTTCTTCCCGTCTCCACGGCATCCTGAGCCTGTCGCTTATCTCAATCTGGATTGCGGGAACCGAAAACCGCTTCGCAGCGAACTTGGCCACGGTCATCTGCCTTGCGGCGGGAAATATATCGGCGCTTCCGGCCGTGATTCCATACTCCTCGGCGACAAGGTAAAACTTGTCAAGAACATCAGGTGCCGAAAGAAGAAATTCCCTCTCATCCCCCACGCCTGGAAACAGATCCTCGGACCTTTCGTTTCCGGTACCGTGTATGTCCACAACTAGATCTATTCTCCTCTCGGAGAGAACCCTCTCAAGCACAGCCTTAAACCCGCAGTCATCATAGTAATTCGGGTCTGTCCCCTGTTCCCTGTTCGCGTAAAGACAGTGGCAGCCGAGAACCAGATGCAACACGGCTCCCAGAGCAGCTGTGTAGAATTCATGACGCTTCAGTTTCCCCATTCTCGTGTGAGCGGTCGAGTGCGGACAGGTAACCAGAACCGGGACCGTGCCTTCAAGAAAAATGTTCTCTTCCGAGCGACCGTCGGGTTTCATCCTGTAATACTGTTTTTGGATATTCTCAAAGCTGATGGCAAAAGAGAAGGGATCCTCTCCGCAGAGGACGGGGTCCGAGAACCAGTTGCCGCTTTTTATTATGTCCTCATCGCCAATCTGCCTTCTGAGCTCCGGGCCGGGTTCATATACATAAAAAGACTCTTCTTCCAAGCGGATAACTGATCTTGAAAAAAGCTTTTCATCCACGCCTTCGAGGCAGTCCACACTCCCGATAAAGAGCTCGGAATCCGAGGGAAGCTCATAAAGCTCTCCCCAGACAGCAAGCGGGGAAGTCTCATCAAACACGGCCACCGGATAACCAAAAGGCGTACGGAAAAGAATCCCGGGAACTTTCATCATCCTGAGCAGCCTGCATCGCTCAAGATGCCCGCTTCTTATCCCGCCCTTTCGCAGGGTTCCATAGACGAAAAGCTTTTCGGGCTTTGATTCGGTCATCGCAGATACCGAGGAAACTAATGCTCACAAGGATCCCAAGGGTCCTTTTTGTAGATTAAATTCCCCCCTACCATTGAGAACTGGAGATCCTCCGGTTTTGAAGACACTACGCAGGAATAAGGATCGGGGGCAATTCCCCCTTTGCAGCCAATGCATATGATGTCGGCACTTTTTCCGACCTCAAGACTCCCTGTCTCCTCCTCGATAAAAAGAGCCCTTGCTCCACCCAGAGTCGCGAAATAGACTGCCAGACGGGCGCTTTGCCGTATTCCCTGCTCAACCATAATGTCATGCAGGAATCTGATCTCCTGGAAGAAATCAAGATCTGAGTTGCTTGAAAGTCCGTCGGTCCCAAGCCCTACCCTTTCATGATCAACCATCTGGCTCAGGTTCGGTTTACCCACTCCGAGAAGAACATTGCTTCTTGGGCAGAGAATAATGCCGATATCGGCGCCTCGGATTATTTCCATGTCTTCATCCACCACCTGAACCATGTGAACGGCGGAGAGTTTCACGTCTTTCCCGTGAAGAAATCTGTTTATGTAGCGTGTCGGAGTATCGGCCCGTGGCCTTTCGAAAGTTTCCTTTTTTATGAGCGGGAAGATTTTCCGTTCAAATTCATTGGGCAGGTTCTTCAGAAAATCGATTTCATCAGGACTCTCGCCCAGATGGATTCCCGTCGCAATCGCGTTTTTTCCCGCGCAGGCAAAAACCGCCTCTAGAAGTTCCGGCCCGCAGGAATAAGGCGCGTGCGGGAA
The window above is part of the Candidatus Dadabacteria bacterium genome. Proteins encoded here:
- a CDS encoding deoxyguanosinetriphosphate triphosphohydrolase, with the translated sequence MLIRKQTEENEKKLLSPIAALSCESKGRARPERECDIRTCFQRDRDRVIHSKAFRRLKHKTQVFISPTNDHYRTRLTHVIEVSQIARTISRALMLNEDLTEAIALGHDLGHTPFGHSGEAALNEMFPGGFKHVRQSMRIIDVLERDGEGLNLTHEVRDGIAKHSKGWGKEGIDTEENRPLTLEGQITKISDLVAYANHDLDDATRSGIISPGDVPEKYISVLGKTASRRINTMVVDIVEQTIEGSLKRVLMSEEVLEALMGLRAYLYENVYTSERLLSLHNKSKKVVKELYLYFCENEKIFRENFCRMPEREGETLERAVCDFIAGMSDLYALSLYQKIFLPSRWTKGEEARGIEL
- a CDS encoding menaquinone biosynthesis protein, producing the protein MNEKKGGHPLINLGAAPFLNMRPLIYPLEKGLVEHSFNIMYFDPFLLSGNLSEGVIDVAPIPSVEFLRTDDYCILPDISISSFGKVDSVILKARKEITKITSVSVDSRSKSSTALLRIVLELFLGLTPEYVKRSPGNGFLEEVDAGMLIGNAGLGSRHLCRDNSLLTYDLGELWTEETALPFVYALMATRKGDGATAEGCRCLVSTRDKGVGLIREIADIESRKLGLSREQCETYLQHRIKYDLDDAKVEGLTRYRDLLFELGEIEKKNGMDFHAALS
- a CDS encoding amidohydrolase family protein, giving the protein MERLLLKADVVIPISSEPIRNGAVVVDGGRIVDIGTSDRIETDYPSLQKIRRQNSIMLPGFVNAHTHLELSWTRGKIGGFEDFTGWLERLIALKADGIDQDLVEDSMRAGIRDVIGSGVTTLGEISSLDFGGREMLRSSGMRIIAFLELFDRISPRLSSLEFQSEDLYEERPFPHAPYSCGPELLEAVFACAGKNAIATGIHLGESPDEIDFLKNLPNEFERKIFPLIKKETFERPRADTPTRYINRFLHGKDVKLSAVHMVQVVDEDMEIIRGADIGIILCPRSNVLLGVGKPNLSQMVDHERVGLGTDGLSSNSDLDFFQEIRFLHDIMVEQGIRQSARLAVYFATLGGARALFIEEETGSLEVGKSADIICIGCKGGIAPDPYSCVVSSKPEDLQFSMVGGNLIYKKDPWDPCEH
- a CDS encoding ABC transporter substrate-binding protein; protein product: MKLGHSPDADDAFMFYAIASGKVPSEKIDFEHVIEDIQSLNRRAMNAELEVTAISAHGYLSVQDRYRILSCGASMGKGYGPIVVAKKKISDLRGKVVAVPGKLTTAYLLLSLYADDFIPVEVPFDKIMDKVLEEEVDAGLLIHEGQLTYEETGLDLLFDLGAMWAEETDLPMPLGLNVLRRDIPRGLDTEVLRVHKESIEYALSNKKEALDYAMRFGRGMSEDTGEKFVLMYVNEWTRDLGESGTGALEYLFEKARAKGIIAENPMLDILCG